One genomic window of Acidobacteriota bacterium includes the following:
- a CDS encoding amidohydrolase family protein — protein MMAPSSLPANQSKVTDCHVHLAALPHPGNGCYISPKMLRSPLFRFLIWQQDLDLKQAEKSNAKYVANLLSELRSSERVGRAVLLGMDGVYDSAGKLNEQGTEFLISNDYVLKLARENPSEFWAGASVNPLRRDAVEELQRCAEAGAKLIKWLPNSQHFDPGDRRHIPFYREMARLKIPLLSHVGFEFSLIGTDQSAGDPNKLRVALEEGVTVIAAHGCSHGLIFSEKYYLPFLDLVASYDNFYSDISALSLPNRVGMLFRLRRHPDLHHRLLFGTDYPLPVFRLACYGRGGLRGSKVLATKNRFDRHHALCSELGIGFGSIESIVQPNKGN, from the coding sequence ATGATGGCGCCGAGTTCCCTGCCGGCAAATCAATCCAAAGTGACGGACTGCCACGTTCACCTGGCGGCTCTCCCACATCCCGGCAACGGATGTTATATTTCGCCCAAGATGCTCAGGAGTCCTCTGTTCAGATTCTTGATCTGGCAGCAGGACCTCGACCTGAAGCAAGCAGAGAAATCAAACGCCAAATACGTTGCGAATCTGCTGTCGGAACTTCGCAGTTCAGAAAGAGTCGGACGTGCTGTCCTGCTGGGCATGGATGGCGTCTATGATTCCGCCGGCAAATTGAATGAACAGGGCACGGAGTTTCTGATCTCCAACGACTACGTCCTGAAGCTTGCCCGGGAGAATCCCAGTGAATTTTGGGCGGGAGCTTCGGTCAACCCACTTCGCCGCGATGCCGTCGAGGAATTGCAGCGTTGCGCCGAAGCGGGCGCGAAATTGATCAAGTGGCTTCCTAACTCACAACACTTTGATCCTGGGGACCGGCGCCACATTCCTTTCTATCGAGAAATGGCGCGCTTAAAGATTCCACTTCTCAGCCACGTGGGATTTGAATTCAGCCTGATCGGCACGGATCAATCGGCCGGCGACCCGAACAAACTGCGTGTCGCGCTCGAAGAGGGCGTCACCGTTATCGCTGCCCATGGATGCAGTCACGGCCTGATCTTCTCCGAAAAATACTACCTGCCGTTCCTCGACCTGGTCGCCAGTTACGACAATTTCTATTCCGACATTTCCGCCCTCAGTCTGCCGAATCGTGTTGGCATGTTGTTCCGGTTGCGGCGCCATCCTGATCTGCATCACCGGCTTCTGTTCGGGACCGACTACCCGCTCCCCGTATTTCGGTTGGCCTGCTATGGGCGGGGAGGGCTCCGCGGGAGTAAAGTACTTGCAACCAAAAACCGGTTTGACCGGCACCATGCGCTTTGTTCCGAACTCGGGATTGGGTTCGGCTCGATCGAGAGCATCGTGCAGCCGAACAAGGGAAACTAA
- the ilvB gene encoding biosynthetic-type acetolactate synthase large subunit produces MKDEKKSGTTMTGASILWECLEREGVEHVFGYPGGAILPAYDALKHSKIHHILVRHEQGATHMADGFARAGGGVGVAVATSGPGATNMVTGIATAMLDSSPIVCITGQVGSKLIGSDAFQETDITGVTLPITKHNYLVTHASEVAQTIREAFYVARSGRPGPVLVDITKDAQQTSCVFDWEAAQPQLPGYRPDLSPAPKEYEEALKLIHNAKRPVILAGHGIIISGAMNEVRDFAERAGIPVALTLLGLGAFPASHPLNLGMMGMHGEAWVNHAIQDADLLIALGMRFDDRVTGNLKNYAPNAKKIHVEIDPAEINKNVKVDVALVGDLREVLHELQPRIESPDRSEWLDSIDRLKGDAAVRDIQNLPDTGHLYAAHVINDIWRETREADTVVVTDVGQHQMWEAQYYKHEKPRTLITSGGLGTMGFALPAAIGVKVSRPEAEVWVIVGDGGFQMTMCELATIVQENLKINIAIINNGYLGMVRQWQEFFYERNYSATPLLNPDFAKLAEAYGIKAATVHSRADVVPTVRAAREHNGPMLINFHVEQEDTVYPMVAAGSALHEMIRRPSPIVETAEDE; encoded by the coding sequence ATGAAGGACGAAAAGAAGTCGGGAACAACCATGACCGGGGCCAGCATTTTGTGGGAGTGCTTGGAGCGCGAGGGTGTGGAACACGTGTTTGGCTATCCCGGCGGCGCGATCCTGCCCGCCTATGACGCGTTAAAGCACAGCAAGATTCATCACATCCTGGTACGCCACGAGCAAGGCGCAACCCACATGGCCGACGGCTTTGCCCGCGCCGGTGGAGGAGTCGGCGTGGCAGTTGCCACCTCCGGACCGGGCGCGACCAACATGGTGACTGGCATCGCGACTGCCATGCTCGATTCGTCGCCCATCGTCTGCATAACCGGCCAAGTCGGCAGCAAGCTGATCGGGTCGGACGCTTTTCAGGAAACCGACATTACCGGTGTCACACTTCCGATCACGAAACACAACTATCTCGTGACCCATGCCAGCGAAGTGGCCCAGACCATCCGCGAAGCCTTTTACGTTGCGCGTTCCGGACGCCCGGGACCAGTGCTGGTCGACATCACAAAAGACGCGCAGCAGACTTCCTGCGTCTTCGACTGGGAGGCTGCGCAGCCGCAGTTGCCGGGATACCGCCCTGATCTTTCGCCGGCTCCGAAGGAATACGAAGAAGCGCTGAAGCTCATCCACAATGCGAAGCGGCCTGTCATTCTCGCTGGACACGGCATCATCATTTCGGGAGCCATGAACGAAGTTCGCGACTTCGCGGAACGTGCCGGTATTCCAGTAGCGCTGACGCTGCTTGGATTGGGCGCCTTCCCTGCTTCGCATCCGCTGAATCTCGGCATGATGGGCATGCACGGCGAAGCTTGGGTCAACCATGCCATCCAGGATGCTGATCTATTGATCGCGCTCGGCATGCGCTTTGACGATCGCGTGACCGGGAACTTGAAGAACTACGCTCCCAACGCGAAGAAGATCCACGTCGAGATTGACCCTGCGGAAATCAACAAGAATGTGAAGGTCGATGTCGCGCTGGTTGGCGATTTGCGCGAAGTGCTGCATGAACTGCAACCGCGCATCGAATCTCCCGACCGCAGTGAGTGGCTGGATTCCATTGATCGCCTCAAGGGCGACGCGGCCGTGCGCGATATTCAGAATCTACCCGACACCGGACACCTTTACGCTGCGCACGTCATCAACGATATCTGGCGCGAGACTCGCGAAGCTGACACGGTTGTCGTCACCGATGTAGGCCAGCATCAGATGTGGGAAGCACAGTATTACAAACACGAAAAACCGCGCACCCTGATTACTTCTGGCGGCCTCGGCACGATGGGATTCGCATTGCCGGCAGCGATTGGCGTGAAAGTCTCTCGCCCCGAAGCAGAAGTCTGGGTAATCGTGGGCGATGGCGGATTTCAGATGACGATGTGTGAGCTGGCGACGATCGTGCAAGAAAATCTGAAAATCAACATTGCGATCATCAACAACGGTTATCTGGGAATGGTCCGGCAGTGGCAGGAATTCTTCTACGAACGCAACTACTCGGCAACGCCGCTCCTGAATCCGGATTTCGCAAAGCTCGCGGAGGCCTACGGCATCAAGGCGGCGACCGTGCATTCCCGCGCGGATGTGGTTCCCACGGTACGCGCTGCGCGCGAGCACAATGGGCCGATGCTGATCAACTTCCACGTCGAACAGGAAGATACGGTCTATCCGATGGTCGCGGCCGGATCGGCGCTGCATGAGATGATCCGCAGGCCGAGTCCGATTGTGGAGACGGCTGAGGACGAGTAG
- the ilvN gene encoding acetolactate synthase small subunit: protein MMNTFVVYVENKPGVLTRVASLFRRRAFNIDSLTVGRTEKPEVSRMTITVDADYDQARRIEANLYKLVNVIRVDNITTEPSIVRDLAMIKVAATHEARSHVLELAGVFRARVVDVAPDSLTIEITGAEDKIDGLLEVLRPYGVMEMVRTGIVAMRRGNKSAGPVASASVLFHDANGEEVSYSV, encoded by the coding sequence ATGATGAACACATTCGTCGTTTACGTGGAAAACAAGCCGGGCGTGCTGACTCGCGTCGCTTCCCTCTTTCGCCGCCGCGCTTTCAACATTGACTCGCTGACGGTCGGCCGAACGGAAAAGCCTGAAGTCTCGCGCATGACGATCACGGTGGATGCCGACTATGACCAGGCGCGCCGCATCGAAGCGAATCTCTACAAACTCGTCAATGTCATTCGCGTGGACAACATCACCACCGAACCTTCGATCGTCCGCGACCTCGCCATGATCAAAGTCGCGGCCACGCATGAAGCGCGGTCGCATGTACTGGAACTGGCAGGCGTATTTCGCGCTCGGGTTGTGGACGTGGCTCCAGACTCGCTGACCATCGAAATTACCGGGGCGGAAGACAAAATTGATGGACTGCTGGAAGTTCTTCGCCCATATGGCGTGATGGAGATGGTGCGCACCGGCATCGTGGCCATGCGGCGTGGAAACAAGTCTGCAGGTCCGGTGGCTTCGGCGAGCGTGCTCTTCCACGACGCGAACGGAGAAGAAGTTTCCTACTCGGTGTAA